The Salvelinus sp. IW2-2015 linkage group LG4q.2, ASM291031v2, whole genome shotgun sequence genome includes the window caggggtctcttcacatTTCCCAAGTCAACAACAGAGGCTGGGAGACACAGTGCTGTATaaagcaatgactacatcaaattctcttccacctcaggtAACTCGGGCAAGCAATAAAATCAATAAAAACCACGCGGactgtggagacacacacacccctccacacATTATTCATAGTATTATTcttctcctcttttttttttttaaatagtcgtAGTGTTCTTAGTTTAAATGTGTTGCTGTTCTTGTCCATTAGTGTATTTTggcatgttctatgttttgtgtggaccccaggaagaatagctgctgcttcaaCAGTTAACTGGGATCCGAAGAAAAATCATAAATCATATGAGATTGTGTGTGTATCAAATGTACACTGTCAGCACtgcaaaaaccacacacacaaaaaataacataCTGTGAACTGCTGTTGGGATACAAATATATTTACCTGGATAAACGCCCTTCTGTAATACACAAATGTCTTCTAGGACAGAGGGAATATGGAACGATTGGGAAAGAACAGTCCCTTTAAGTGAATGAGCGTGCAAAAACTGGCAGAAATCACCAGCTATTATGCTCCTGACATCAGTAGGTGAAAAGATAATGATATTAAACTATTGGTGGAACTGCCAAGAAAACTGTTCTCAAGCCATCCAAATCACACCCTCCACTGATGCTGGCCAAACgctcacacacgcatacatacacgCGCAAGCACTCATACACACATGCTGTGCATAACTATGCACCACTAAAACATTGGACATACAACATGCTGACACAAACACATTTGATTGGCAATGATAATACCCTAATTGTCATAATATGTGTGCATGTACGTGTGTCCCTGAAGGTTTACCTTATTGGCAGCCTCCATTGAGCTGATGAGTGTTTGTAATTCCTCTCGGTTCATCTCGACAGACACAGGCTTCAGGGCCCCGTTCTCCTTCACGTCCAAACTGAGGTTGAGTAGAGGGGTCTGGAGAGACGAGATCTTATCGCTGGCCAATGCCAgctgaacagagacagagaggcttaGGATTCTAGTGTATAGAAATCATTGTGGTAGCAGTAGTAGACATGGTGAACCATACACATCAGCATTTCACCCCGGATTAATTAATGACTGATATCACATAATGTATAAATACCAGGTAAAACCCAGTTGAAACAGGTCTGTAAAAAAGCATAACCACTTTTTTAATTTGACCTGTATGTCCCATtgagataaaaaatataatatatttttcaaGGGAGTCCTGATCAATCAGTTTACCAATCAAACAAAGATTGTGGTCTCCTCACTATAGTCCAGGGAATTCACCTTTATATGCCAGTCAAAGTCCTGGAGGGTGGAGCTGGACACGTTATTGGTCCTCTCTACCAGCGCCTGGCGGATCTCCTCCCGTCTGGCCCTCAGGACGGTCAGCACGGCCTCCCCGTACCCCCGGCCCACGTCTGCCAACGATGCCAGCACCTGCCCAAAGCAGAACAGGCTGGCAGTTGCACTAATaaataatcactcatactgtacagttcaAATTCAAAATAACTTAGGATTTTATTGTGTGGGATAATACATTGGCCGACATTAAACAACAAACATGATACACAAAAACTGTCAACACAGAAGACACAGGACAATATTAATTTAAACgacatgtttttttgtaaatatgttcCTTAGCTCGTCTTTCACATCTGGTGCAACAGCTCCTGGTGATTATGCAATAAATATCAAATGGCTGGTCTTGTTTCAATCTGCCTGTAATTCTATTTACACATATAAAATATTCAGTTAATTAGTTTCCCAACTGAAACAGATGAGTCTGTGTGTCCCTGTAATTGTTCATAAATATTGTCAATATGGCTGGAGGAGATGGTTGCCGTTTTACAGTCCCCTAACCaatgttttttcgcgttatttgtaacttattttgtacagaatgtttctgccaccgtctcttatgaccgaaaagagcttctagatatatcaggacagcgattactcacctcgtactggaagaAGACTTTTTCTTTAAAAGAGTCGGACgcaaacatccgcactgagctaaagggtagaactaccgctttcaaggagcggaacactaacccggaagcttataaataTCCTGCAATGCCCTCCggtgaaccatcaaacaggcaaagcgtcaatacaggactaagattgaatcgtactacaaactattacagactacaaagggaagcacagctgcgagctgcccactgacacgagcataccagacgagctaaattacttctatgctctgattgaggcaagcaacactgaagcatgcatgagagcatcagctgttccggagcGACTGTGAgatcactctctccgtagccgatgtgagtaagacctttaaacaggtcaacggccgcaaggccagacagattaccaggacgtgtactccgaggatgtgctgaccaactggcaagtgtcttcactgacatgttcaatctgtccctgactgagtctgtaataccaacatgtttcaagcagaccgccatagtccctgtgaccaagaacactaaggtaacctgcctaaatgactttcgactcgtagcactcacgtctgtaaccatgaagtgctttgaaaggctggtcatagctcacaacaccattattccagaaaccctagaccgactccaatttgcatactgccccaacagatccacagatgatgcaatctctattgcactccacactgccctttcccacctggataaaaagaacatgtgagaatgctattcattgactacagctcagcgttcaacaccatagtgccctcaaagttcattactaagctaaggaccctgggactaaacacctccctctgcaactggatcctggacttaatgacaggccgccccccaggtggtaagggtaggtaacaacacatccacgcTGTTCCTCAACACGGGAGACCCTCAGGGGTGcgggctcagtcccctcctgtactccctgttcactcatgactgcatggccaggcacgactccaacaccatcattaagtttgccgatcacacaacagtggtaggcctgatcaccgactacggtgagacagcctatagggaggtcagagacctggctgtgtggtgccaggataacaacctctccctcaatgtaatcaaggcaaaggagatgattgtggacaacaggaaaaggaggaccgagcatgtccccattctcatcgacagggctgtagtggagcaggttgagagcttcaagttccttggtgtccacatcaccaacaaactatcatggtccaaaaacaccaagaccgtagtgaagagggcacgacaaagcctattccccctcagaagactgaaaagatttggtatgggtcctcagatcctcaaatatTTCGaaggctgcaccatcgagagcatcctgactggttgcatcactgcctggtatggcaactgctcggcctccgaccgcaaggcactacagagggtagtgcgtatgacccaactggggccaagcttcctgccatccaggacctctataccagggggcagaggaaggtcctaaaaattgtcaaagactccagccaccctagtc containing:
- the LOC111963384 gene encoding COMM domain-containing protein 8 isoform X3 — translated: MQHTLNGGGLTTRDTLCQNSLFVLLHRVVDGVCGRESPRMADYGDMWTLVEWMELLDSLSSLFRLAVGKNTPDEEVLASLADVGRGYGEAVLTVLRARREEIRQALVERTNNVSSSTLQDFDWHIKLALASDKISSLQTPLLNLSLDVKENGALKPVSVEMNREELQTLISSMEAANKVFLLTKHSPET
- the LOC111963384 gene encoding COMM domain-containing protein 8 isoform X5; the protein is MVHLLDKLRPEECPKLLHRVVDGVCGRESPRMADYGDMWTLVEWMELLDSLSSLFRLAVGKNTPDEEVLASLADVGRGYGEAVLTVLRARREEIRQALVERTNNVSSSTLQDFDWHIKLALASDKISSLQTPLLNLSLDVKENGALKPVSVEMNREELQTLISSMEAANKVFLLTKHSPET
- the LOC111963384 gene encoding COMM domain-containing protein 8 isoform X4; its protein translation is MQHTLNGGGLTTRDTLCQNSLFVLLHRVVDGVCGRESPRMADYGDMWTLVEWMELLDSLSSLFRLAVGKNTPDEEVLASLADVGRGYGEAVLTVLRARREEIRQALVERTNNVSSSTLQDFDWHIKLALASDKISSLQTPLLNLSLDVKENGALKPVSVEMNREELQTLISSMEAANKVVLQLK